In bacterium, a genomic segment contains:
- a CDS encoding tetratricopeptide repeat protein → MLGVLLAAAVTAVYANHFGNGFHFDDSHTIVNNAFIRNPGHIWRFFTDASTSSSLPANQTYRPLVTTTLAMDYAIGGGLAPWAFHLSIFALFLLQGLAMFFLFRRVLAATFPAATAEATAYAAVAIYLLHPANAETVNYVIARSDTLSTLGIVLALALYACSPRSRATHAYLLPAALGMLAKAVAFVFAPLLLLYETLIGGRIASRGGSARGGARAVRAALPSFVLVLAMLWLIRALSPPAWQPGGTSRYAYFITQPFVILHYFTSFFLPLGLSADTDWVPLGSIADPRAAAGFAFLALLVAAAVLAGRRPRWRPVSFGLGWFLIGLAPTSFVFPLAEVLNDHRVFLPYVGLTLAVAAGGALLLERVAASSARPALVRRAAAAALAGLLCGAGLWTVRRNAVWRTDESLWRDVTLKSPKNGRGWMNYGLALMSRGEYAGAEEAFRKALALTPNYSYVHVNLGVVEAATNRPKEAEESFRRALALGPDRPAPYYFFARFLASRQRPAEAVPLLRTALGISPADLDSRHLLLNILREGADVAELETLAQETLRIAPGDAVATAALTAARQRAAAPGPVPPPEPATPEEWVNLSLREYRAKRFRESIRAAERALALRPGYDVAYNNICAAYNELGEWDHAIAAGEKALALNPSNTLARNNLAWSRKRKAETR, encoded by the coding sequence ATGCTCGGCGTTCTCCTGGCCGCCGCCGTCACCGCCGTCTATGCAAACCACTTCGGCAACGGATTCCACTTCGACGATTCCCACACGATCGTCAACAATGCCTTCATCAGGAACCCCGGGCACATCTGGCGCTTCTTCACCGACGCATCGACGTCGAGCTCCCTCCCCGCAAACCAGACCTACCGGCCGCTCGTCACGACCACGCTCGCGATGGACTACGCGATCGGCGGGGGCCTGGCTCCGTGGGCCTTCCACCTCTCGATCTTCGCACTCTTCCTGCTGCAGGGGCTCGCCATGTTCTTCCTCTTCCGTCGCGTCCTCGCCGCCACCTTCCCTGCAGCCACGGCCGAGGCCACCGCCTACGCCGCCGTGGCGATCTATCTTCTGCACCCGGCGAACGCCGAGACGGTGAACTACGTCATCGCCCGGTCCGACACGCTGTCGACGCTCGGCATCGTCCTGGCCCTGGCGCTCTACGCCTGCTCCCCGCGCTCCCGGGCGACGCACGCCTACCTGCTCCCGGCGGCGCTCGGCATGCTGGCCAAGGCAGTCGCCTTCGTCTTCGCGCCGCTGTTGCTGCTCTACGAGACCCTCATCGGCGGCCGGATCGCCAGTCGCGGCGGCAGCGCCCGCGGCGGCGCCCGCGCTGTCCGCGCCGCGCTCCCCTCGTTCGTCCTCGTCCTCGCCATGCTCTGGCTCATCCGCGCGCTGTCGCCGCCCGCATGGCAACCCGGCGGCACCTCGCGATACGCGTACTTCATCACCCAGCCGTTCGTGATCCTCCACTACTTCACCAGCTTCTTCCTGCCCCTCGGCCTGAGCGCGGACACCGACTGGGTGCCCCTCGGCTCGATCGCCGACCCGCGCGCCGCAGCCGGGTTCGCCTTCCTGGCGCTCCTCGTCGCGGCCGCCGTGCTCGCCGGGCGCCGGCCCCGCTGGCGCCCCGTCTCGTTCGGCCTGGGCTGGTTCCTCATCGGCCTGGCCCCGACGAGCTTCGTCTTCCCGCTCGCCGAGGTGCTCAACGACCACCGGGTCTTCCTGCCGTACGTCGGGCTGACGCTCGCGGTCGCGGCTGGGGGGGCGCTGCTGCTGGAGCGCGTGGCGGCGTCCAGCGCCAGGCCGGCGCTGGTGCGGCGCGCCGCGGCGGCCGCCCTCGCCGGCCTGCTCTGCGGCGCCGGGCTCTGGACCGTCCGCCGCAACGCGGTCTGGCGCACCGACGAGTCGCTCTGGCGGGACGTGACGCTCAAGAGCCCGAAGAACGGCCGCGGCTGGATGAACTACGGCCTCGCGCTCATGTCGAGGGGTGAGTACGCCGGCGCCGAGGAAGCCTTCAGGAAGGCCCTCGCCCTCACGCCGAACTACTCCTACGTCCACGTCAACCTCGGCGTCGTCGAGGCGGCGACCAACCGGCCGAAGGAAGCCGAGGAGTCGTTCCGCCGCGCCCTCGCGCTGGGCCCGGACCGGCCCGCGCCCTACTATTTCTTCGCGCGCTTCCTCGCGAGCCGGCAACGCCCGGCGGAGGCCGTGCCGCTCCTGCGCACGGCGCTCGGCATCTCGCCGGCCGATCTCGATTCGCGGCACCTGCTCCTGAACATTCTGCGGGAGGGAGCCGACGTCGCGGAGCTCGAGACCCTGGCGCAGGAGACGCTGCGCATCGCGCCGGGAGACGCGGTGGCGACCGCGGCGCTCACGGCAGCGCGGCAGCGCGCCGCGGCCCCGGGGCCGGTGCCGCCCCCGGAGCCCGCAACCCCCGAGGAGTGGGTGAACCTCAGTCTCCGGGAGTACCGCGCGAAGCGCTTTCGCGAGAGCATCCGGGCCGCCGAGAGGGCTCTCGCCCTGCGCCCCGGCTACGACGTCGCATACAACAACATCTGCGCGGCCTACAACGAGCTCGGCGAATGGGACCATGCGATCGCCGCGGGGGAGAAGGCGCTCGCCCTCAACCCGTCGAACACCCTGGCGCGCAACAACCTCGCCTGGAGCCGCAAGCGCAAGGCCGAGACGCGTTGA